In Eleutherodactylus coqui strain aEleCoq1 chromosome 4, aEleCoq1.hap1, whole genome shotgun sequence, the following are encoded in one genomic region:
- the LOC136626654 gene encoding olfactory receptor 8U9-like has translation MKYESYFNASGAGFYIQGLSEDSELKFPVFVICLCVYFSILSGNLMIVIIILANARLHIPMYIFLMNLSAVDIIYASNILPNLISIMVTKNNAVTFTGCMTQMYIYIGLTCSEVLLLEAMAYDRYVAICHPLRYLLLMSMRHCAGFATASWTFSFLISIGHLVLICKQSFCGSHRINHFYCDIAPLLKLTCSNTFDIEVMNYIEGVLVTFHAFVCIIVSYLFIISAILKIKSSEGRRKAFSTCSSHLTCVIIFYGTLFILYMRPSSSYSPERDKFFALLSGVLIPILNPVIYSLKNQEFKIGFKNLTNKTLQQFLKKSS, from the coding sequence ATGAAATACGAAAGCTATTTCAATGCAAGTGGAGCTGGTTTCTACATCCAAGGACTTTCTGAAGATTCAGAGCTTAAATTTCCAGTATTTGTAATATGTTTGTGTGTCTACTTTAGCATTCTTTCAGGTAATCTAATGATTGTTATCATAATTTTAGCAAATGCTCGCCTTCATATCCCTATGTATATTTTCTTAATGAACCTTTCAGCAGTTGATATTATCTATGCTTCTAATATTCTACCAAATTTGATTAGCATTATGGTCACAAAAAACAATGCAGTTACTTTTACTGGCTGTATGACACAGATGTATATCTACATAGGATTGACTTGTAGTGAGGTTCTTTTGCTGGAGGCTATGGCATATGACCGATATGTGGCCATCTGCCACCCACTGCGGTATTTGCTGCTTATGAGTATGAGACACTGTGCTGGATTTGCTACTGCTTCATGGACCTTTAGCTTTCTAATTTCTATTGGACATCTTGTTCTCATCTGTAAACAGTCTTTTTGTGGTTCCCATCgcattaatcacttttattgtgatatTGCACCTCTTTTAAAACTGACCTGCAGTAATACGTTTGATATAGAAGTTATGAATTATATTGAAGGAGTCCTAGTAACATTCCATGCATTTGTGTGTATTATTGTTTCTTACCTGTTTATCATCTCCGCCATTCTGAAAATAAAGTCATCTGAAGGACGACGTAAGGCATTTTCTACCTGTTCATCACACCTAACTTGCGTAATTATTTTTTATGGGACTTTGTTTATTTTGTACATGAGGCCTTCATCAAGTTATTCACCTGAACGGGACAAATTTTTTGCTCTTTTATCTGGGGTGCTAATACCTATATTAAATCCTGTGATTTATAGCTTGAAAAATCAGGAATTTAAGATTGGTTTCAAGAATCTTACAAACAAAACTTTACAGCAGTTCCTTAAGAAGAGTTCCTAG